TTATTATCAGACCAAATCACAAAAAGGAGCATCTCCATAATTAAGATGGATGTTTAAAAAGGTCTCCGGATTTTATTTAGACATCTGAGAATTAGTTCTCAATTACACAGATATGATTATAATATGCATTAATTGGGCTGTCACTGTTGAAGCTGTGGTATTACACATTTCAACAGGCTAAACTGCTCAAACACCTACCAAGGATTCCAGGCAGGCGTCAAGTAAAGCCTGTGCAAGCCAGAGCAAAACGTTTCTTTGAAGTTAATCATCTGTGCATATCCTAACAGGCTTCCACCAACAGCACAGTCATTCAGAACCATGTCCTTGTTTTCAGAGTGAGCAGTTCAGCAGGGCTGTCCTGAAAAACCTCACCTACAAGCCTACTACAAGCCTACAGGACAGCATTACTGTAGTACTGACTTGCTGAGCAACACTGTATATGTCAATGTATCCTTGGAATATCTTACAGCCCTTCTTTTATGGAAGGATAAATAACCACAAAAAGGAGCTagttattcatttttttttttttttcaatgtaagaGGTAAATCCTAATTCctttttacaaaagaaatttcATGTTCTAGATGAAAACTATAAGTACGACCCCCTGCATGGCATACTCTGGCATAGCATGAACACCCAAAAAATACAGGCTAATTTAGTCCTGAAAGTCTTTTAGTGGGTATTAGCAGATTTATATATTTGAATCAGTGCATCTTTTCTAAAAGCCTCATTTCTATCTGTAAATTGCCCATACAAACACTCAGAATGGCAGGAAATGACCATTTCTCCTTTCAGTCCCTGGCCAAACAGACCATCCACTTCTGGACAACAACCAGTCTCAAGGCCAATGGCCTGACAGTTTTCCTAGCCCATGTGCccatgtattatttttatctttaacaAGCTCCATACCAACACCTGCATGTAACAATACAgatttcatcttttctctcaCAGATTCGCCAGTAACTCTTAAAATACTACAGAGCTGGGCTCCTCGGGTTTTGCACTACTTTGATAAAGAGCACTACACGTATGTTGGCCACCAGATCGTCATTCAGGAGTCCATAGAACACTTTGGAGCTGTGGTATGGCCGGGGGTAAGTACATGACACAGAACCCAGAAGGCTGACACAACAGAAGAGGAGTAAACCATGACAGTGGCACACAAACATTAATGAAGCTTTCTTAGAGCACACTTTGGACAGCAGAGGTTTCCTTATGCAAAACAAAGCTGTGAGGAAATTCAGCAGAAAGCTCTGCCTTATGCTAATTTGCCAGCTCATGCCAAAAAGATTATGGCACCCAAGTATTTGTGAATTGGATGtagatactgaaaaaaaattaagaaagggAACTTGGGAAGAAGTGTTCAGCTTTCTCCATGTTTTCAATTCACTGCTGGGAAATAAACAATCAGCAGtacaaaaagaaagctgaaaaagaaaacagattacaTAAAGGAGGACAAAAACTTTCATACACTTCTTCTAAAGAGCAGGCTAGAACAGTTCCATTACAGCATGGAAAACTGTACTTGCAAACAGTTCTTCAGTCTTTGCTTCTCCTGCTcttaaaaccagaattttaTGTGAACCAAGAACACTGCCTTTGGGGGAAACGAGGGTCAACTGATAAAGACATGAAAATTAGGATTTCAAAATTTTTCAGTTCCACATTTATTGAAAAAGCTCACAGAAAATGGCAGACAATTTCAAAAcaatagagaaaagaaagcgTATGGAGGAGTGAAACAGTATTGTATTTTGAAGTGTCAGATCATCAGTTCTCACATTGATCAGGTGCCAGAATGCAAACGGTAAACCTTTCCAGGAAAATCGAGAGGTTGCACAGAGTGGCCTGGTGATTCATTAGCTGTCAGCTTTCCCAGAACAGGTAGCCAGCGTTGCATTATGAAAAGCACAAGAGTTAAAACAATAACACAACtctagagaagagaagcaaaGGGGTGAAGGTAGTTTCTTTGGCATTCCTTTATGTTGTTCATAAAAAGCCAATTAATATTCTATTGATAAGGTTTTTACAGAGGTCTGATAAGCAATACTCACATACAGTGCTGGTTTTTGGTGTTTggctttttgatttttaaagcttaTACCATTACCAATAGACAAGTGTTGAGTTggtaaataacaaatattttatatttcctttgcaaaaaaaaaaaaaaaaccccaaaaaaacacctTTGTTCTCAAAAAAAGTTctcaaaaaaaatctctgctggAGCCAGACTCTACTTTATCATAGTGATAATAAACCATAACATTTATGATAATAAACCAGAACATTACATTTTAGATATTGTTGAACCTCATTTGCTGTTCTGACTGCATGGTTCTCATCTAAACACTGCCTACCTTAGGCTGTGAGAAGACTCACAGTGTATAAATCTGTGTAGCAAATCCATATTCcataaacctaaacctaaaaataagctgtttatattttcttttatataaaaaacCCAGGACACATCATAATTCTTTCCATATTACATTTTTACTTTACAGCCTTTAGTGTTTTTCATtgcatataaaaaaacccaaaccaaaacaacaaaccctgTATAAAAACATCTACTGAATTTCTACGCAACTTACCTGTTACCCTCATATGGATGTGTTAACTGTTTTAGGCACTGGCTTTATCTCAGTATCTGGAATCAAATCAAGAACAATTCAAcctcaaagacaaaaaagttTTGGAAATTGGTGCTGGAACAGGCTTAGTTTCCATTGTGGCCTGTATCTTAGGTTAGTAAATTCatatttccttttgcatttcttgtGAAAGATGATCTAGATCTGCCACTGTCTCTTTAAGGCAATAAAGCAACAGTTTTAGTAAACTTTGTTTGtcattgcttttttaaaaatgaaaagtactgtaaaatactgttttgttaaGAAACTACCCTAGTTATTTGTGAGGGGGAAGCTGGGGAACTTTTGCAGATAGTTTTATATATGTTTACATTCAACTGCATACCTGTGAACTGAAACAAATTCATGTTTTCTTCAGGAGCTTATGTTACAGCTACTGATTTGCCTGAAGTTCTTGAAAATCTCTCATATAATATTtcaaaaaatacacaaaacatgAATATGCACAAACCTGAAGTGAGAAAACTGGTATGGGGAGAAGGCCTCAATGAAGACTTTCCTCTATCCACTTACCATTATGATTTCATACTGGCAAGTGATGTTGTATATCATCATGCAGCTTTGGAAGCCCTGCTAGCAACAATGGTGTATTTTTGTAAGCCAGGAACAGTATTACTATGGGCAAATAAATTCAGATTCACTGCAGACTATGAATTTTTGGAAAAACTCAGCAATATATTCAACACAATGATTCTAGCAGAATTTCCAGAATCAGATGTCAAGCTGCTTAAAGTTACAGTAAGAgagaattaaagagaaaactaTTCCTAAGTTTGATTTAGTGTCAGCACGTCAAGAGTTTGTAATGCATTGCAGCATTAGGGTGCACCTTCTGTGCATTTATGTTTGTAAAGCTGCAATTGTATCCAAGTGTTGTGTTTTAAGTTATGAAAAAACTGGCAAGACAAATGATAAAGCAGTTTGTCTCTGGTTGATACATGTGACTTGTTCAAACAGACCAATTTCACTCCACTGAAGGAACAGTGTTAGTAGCAACCGTTAGTAAAGTCTTCAACAGAAAGCATTGATCTTCTAGGGTGCACTGAACTTCAGTTGtttgaaagatgttttctttcagcaagTTTCATTTATGTACTCTGTCAGAAACCAATGcaatttatagctttataatttgtttttattaattataaaataatcttttaaagtATCAGAGCGCACATGGTGTTTCTTGATCTTCAGCTTTGCACATTTATTCTGCTGTGgtttacattttaaacattATTAAACATATACGTATAGCTTTACAATACCTGATCGAGATTTAACTGTCTGGCACGTTTATACATGTATCAGCCTGTCTTGATACCCTGCTTAATGTGGATTTTTGAGTTTGCCTGAAATCACTCCAAAATGAAGATTTACAAGAGCACCTATGCATCAGCAATTCCGAGTTACACACTGTAACAGTTTGAGAGGTtgaatttttcttaaaaaaaaaaaaaaaaaaattaaatgtaaactCTTGCAAATAATCCAGGTAATGATGTCCCATTACTTTAGTCTAATAAATAAGATATTAGCTACTCCTGAAGTAGCTTTAAGGCCTTCATACAATCGAAATTAAGATCGAACATGTTAAAACTCAGTTTACGGTAAAAAATATGGAGCTTTTGCAGGTTTGAAGTTAAAAGTAACAGTTAAGAACCTAACATGCATGCAGTAAGCCTTTCCAGCCTAATTCCAAATCCTTAAGTGTTGGCAGTTCTGGCATGTCCATTGCCAGCAATGGGATGCACAATAAGGAAACTTCCTGATGACAGGAGTTAGGTTAACCGGTATTAAGCTGTACCCAGGTGCCTCTACTGATAAATACACACAATTTAATAATCAGCattcagtaatgaaaacatGCGTTCCAATAAAAAGTCAAACTTATCTTTTAATATCCTGACCCATATAAAATCACTTTAAGTTTACAATTGTTGGTTTTCTAGAATACACAATAATCAGGTGGGTACATGACAGGAAGCCAATTCTCAGTGAAATTTGCACAATGAGTCCATCCAAGCAACTTcatcagctgaagaaaaaaaagcaaacattaaaaacaatgaGAAGCGCTAGGGTCTCACTCTTTTTAAGATCAAACAGTGCACTGAAATCAACATCTTACTAAATATGTCTATTATCAGAAAGCTAACAGGCTGGAGAACTGGTGATCTCCTACTTACTTGCTCCTGAAAGGGGAAAACCATTTTACATGATCTACAGTCTTTCAACACGCAGAAATTTTTCCCAGGAGTTACAGTCATTCCCATTATTTCTCTACCTATGTTCTACTAGCAATAATTGTGATTAATAGTAGTAAAAATAACAGTGGTTAAACAGCAACATAATGGGATTTTAAATATGCAGAAAATTTTTGTCTAAgttgtctctactgtcttttaTGCACCAAAGCAGGTTTGAGAATGTAAATCTGCTAAAAATGACAGTCACTCACAAAGTAGCTAttccagaaaaagaagaaatcagtaTTAAAAATGGAGGCCAAGCCACAAAAGCCTGGATAAAGTTAAAATTTAAAGCTGTATTTAGTGAGTTCTACAATGTACCAAAAATTCAGAAAGACTTCTATCTTACTTTAAAAAGCTTATGCAGCATGAACATAGTGCATTCCTTTACCAAATATACCTTACCTGGATGCAGTTTTTCAAGTTGTCCTTCGTTGGCTTCTCTTCTGCAAGTTTTGTGGCAAACTTGAGTCCTCTCCCATACATTTTATTTACCAATGCATGCTTATAGGCAAAAGTCAAAACCTataatgtgaaaacaaaaataaatcagataCTTCAATATTTTAACCTTAGCACGCTTAACAAGTAATAGCAGATTCTGTTCAGGTAGCAGAAGTGATTTAAACAAAGTACGACACACAAGAtagttcactttttttttgcagtaaaaCAGCCAATTCACAGGAGTAATTATAAACATGAACTTTCTAGAGACTATTTCTGACTTCATGAACATATTTGACTTCAGAACATCTTATGTGACACAGATGTCACTATTCTAATTCTTTATTCATCACATTTCTACCTTCTTTGGATTTTCATTCTGTAGATGCAATTGCAaggtattaaagaaaaaaaagaaaatatcaagaACCAGGCAGGTATATCTGTGACCCACAGAAACAGACCCAGCTGAGAAGTTTGATTCCTAGTAAGTCACAAACTTACTGTAGAAACAAGTATGACCATACATAATGAatgatacacacacacacacacacagaaatgcaCATAATTATAAACAAGCAATGAAGACAAGTAAGCATGAAGACAAGCCTCAAGTTTGGGGTCAGCTCCTCGCTATCGGTAATTTATTAAGAAGAGATTATAAAAAGCTTCCTTTTGATAACATTAATTCTAGAGACAGCTCACAATATTCATCAATACTATAATTAACACGTGCAAATAAATGTGTCTATTTAAGAcctaatgtaaaataaattggGTTCTTAACACCCAAGCACTGACAGCCTTCAGGGTGTTGCAAGATAGTTCATACCACTTCACCAGTTACAGCACTAAGAATTAGTGCAGTCAAGACATGGTTTCATATATTCCCTTTGGAACACTGTCATGTTCCACTgtccaaaaccaggacaaacaCTCATAGTAAATAaaggtgtttttatttttttactgaagaGCAACATACCAGCGAAGTTGGTTAACATGGTGGTGTTTCTGTTGTTGCAAAGTTTATGAAATCTCATATTAGTCTGCTGTTCATTTCCCCTCACTCTTTGTATCATTTTCCTATCCTCTGACTCCTCAAACAAAAGTTCCATTTTCCCAATGCCCACTTAAAATATCCTGTTAAGAAAAGCTAACAAACACACTTCAAGGAtgttcagaaataaatattttgcattaaagcaaagaaaaaaaataacaatcatAAGAACATAAAACATTAAGGAATCTGAGATCTGAATCCCACAAGGACTGAAGAACCTGCCTAATTTTATCTACCTGAACACTGCCACTGAATGTCAATCACATGCACAAGGCTTTGCAGGATCAAACTGAgctaacaaaaaacaaaacaaaaccaaaccagaaataatTTACTAATTATCAAGCAAATAAAGATGTAATTCTGAAGCTCTAAAGTATATGCCAAGCACTTTGAGTTGCTCATTCTTCTTATGCCTTCAagtactttttttgttgtgttgaGGTGTTCACACTTAAGGTGTCATAGcttaaaacacacacatatgcaaCAATGAGCATACAGCATCATTCACATAGAGATTTTCCAAATATTGCTATTGGAAAAATACTTTGCATGCTGCATTCTCCATCCAATTATTTTGGAtattttcttaaagcaaaacacattaGCAAACACTTCTGAATAACTGCTCAGTGGATCCATAAGCAGCTTTAGTTCATTAAACTAAGCttataaagaaaacagtaattccCTTCTATAAAAGATGATagaaccacaaaacaaaaacataacaaataaaaagtaaaatgtaaaatgcatCTCAGCTCTCAGCAAATGTAACATATTGGAGGCTATCCAGAAATAATGTCACTGCTCTATTAAGAAAGCTCTTACCTGACCCTGTAAGTTTTGAATGGTTATTGAACATCAGTGATAAAGGCAGGAGGAAAGCCACTTGACAGCATTTCTTTCGTAACAGGGCTTCCTAGAGTTTTTGtggcaagaaaacaaagcattttacGAAACACCCTTGCTCTGGCCAAATAAAAGTTTGGGTATTTCTAAATGAGAGAAAAGTTCTCTGCTGGACCAAAAGGTTGAAAACAATGCTCCAAGAGCTCTTGATAAAAGACAATAATTTCCGTTTTagtgcttggaaaaaaaaccaaacaacccaatCCACTGCATACAAGTTAAGTAAAAATACTAAAGGTTCATTAGCACTTCAGAAGTTAAGAATAATGCATGAGATGCTTAATATCAGAATAAGTTTACAAACAAAATATGTGAGGTAAGAAATAATACTTTATATCTTATACACATATTGGTCAAATTAAGCCTTAAAATATTGCAAGCTTTAAAAGATCACAGAAGTGAAGATTATAATTCCTTGATACATGTAAACAAAATATAAACTGGAGTGCTATTAAGatgtaaacaagaaaacagctGCTATTTGAATGTATAATAACAGCAAGTGAAACAGTCTGCAGTATCTAAAAGCAGTTCCTAGATGAAAGAACAGGAATGTATTCAAAGTATTTGGCGTTATTTCATAATTTCAATAAATATAATTAAGACTAGCTTTTACAGGACAAGTGCTATGGCCCAGAAATTGGCCAGAGAGCAATAAACAAAGGGTTGTAAGAAAAAGCAACCCGTACTTTGAGGATACTGGTAACGTGGTGGGAATCACTGATGGATATTTTATTCCCCATGGCAATGGCCTGCAATGCTAAGTGTGTGAAGAGCCAGACCCATGGAAGAGGTTGGACGTCCATGTCTTAGATAGCTGCTTAACTTGCCATTGGCTACAGAAAGATGCATAGTTAGGACAGTAAAATGCTGAAACAGTCTCTCCTCACACATTTGCCATCTGCGGGGCTAAAGTATTCAGAAGCCTGAACACACTTTTGAATCCAGCAATGCTAAACTACCTAATTAAACTTTTCTAGTATCCCAATACTGCTTGTTACCTATTGAGAGGAAAACAAGACTTGTATAATCAGTTACTTTATTATTTCCAATAGTTGATCAAAATGTATCTACGtttataaataagtaaaatactagtaacaggaaattatttttttccaggtttaATACATCTATGGTAATAAACTAAGGTTTCTTAGCTACGGTTGTTGGTTTCTCTCTGCTCTATCACCTA
This Lathamus discolor isolate bLatDis1 chromosome 4, bLatDis1.hap1, whole genome shotgun sequence DNA region includes the following protein-coding sequences:
- the METTL21C gene encoding protein-lysine methyltransferase METTL21C isoform X2 — its product is MISAQQPPFPSKIQRVIDCSTEEEEICEEQYGSENCTCSSNHASSTAECDSDSPVTLKILQSWAPRVLHYFDKEHYTYVGHQIVIQESIEHFGAVVWPGALALSQYLESNQEQFNLKDKKVLEIGAGTGLVSIVACILGAYVTATDLPEVLENLSYNISKNTQNMNMHKPEVRKLVWGEGLNEDFPLSTYHYDFILASDVVYHHAALEALLATMVYFCKPGTVLLWANKFRFTADYEFLEKLSNIFNTMILAEFPESDVKLLKVTVREN
- the METTL21C gene encoding protein-lysine methyltransferase METTL21C isoform X1, with product MRGDVHVPLEAFFAMISAQQPPFPSKIQRVIDCSTEEEEICEEQYGSENCTCSSNHASSTAECDSDSPVTLKILQSWAPRVLHYFDKEHYTYVGHQIVIQESIEHFGAVVWPGALALSQYLESNQEQFNLKDKKVLEIGAGTGLVSIVACILGAYVTATDLPEVLENLSYNISKNTQNMNMHKPEVRKLVWGEGLNEDFPLSTYHYDFILASDVVYHHAALEALLATMVYFCKPGTVLLWANKFRFTADYEFLEKLSNIFNTMILAEFPESDVKLLKVTVREN